A segment of the Campylobacter showae CSUNSWCD genome:
TATCTTGACAAAGGGTAATACGAAGTTAAAGCGGTCTTTGTATTTGTCGCTTCTCATCTTAGTAAGCGTGCTTTGCGATAAGTTTAAAATTTGCCCTACCTGCTTTGGCGTTAATAGCTCCATTGTTTGCCTTTGTGACGTTTTGAGGTATTTTAACGCGTATTGGGGTGTTTGTTGGTTTGTGGTGGGGTCTTGGTTGCGCTTCCATAAAAAAATGGAGGCGAAATAATTGCACTGTGACAAGTCGTTACGGTGCGTTCTGGTTGTATGACGGGCTACGGACAAATAGGGCGGGGTGTTCGATAAAATAGACTTATGGAGGAGGGCTATTTAAAGCCCCCTTTGATAAGCCTACGCGCCCTTTAGGTCTTTGTGCCACGTGTAGCTACCTTTTGGCGTGATTTGCTCTTGTAGCTTGTCGTTTAGCTCGCTTAGGTGCTTTATTTGCTCTTCTAGCCTTTCGCACTCGCTAGCATAATAATTAAAAAGGCGGTATGCTTGTAAACCGGTTTCAAATAAGGCGTCCGCCATTCCCTTTGCTTCTCTCTTTGCTATCTCGGCTTTAAACGCTTCGCGCGCCTTGTCGCCTCCTGCTCGCTCTAGCTCAATACCTCGCTTATGCAAGCTAGTCCATAACCTAAAAGCGAAATCTTTTAACTGAGAATAGCTGGGCGCGTCTGCGCCCTTAGCTAAATATCTCAAAGCTTGGTTAAAGTCTCTTTTGTTCATTGTTCGCTCCTTTGGGTTAGTTCCTCTTTTTGCTCGGATATTTTCTTATCTGCGTAATCTCGCACCGCTTGGGCTACGTCGTCAATCGCCACGCTTAGGAAATAAGAGGCGTTTGCCATTGCGGTGGCGTTGGTTCCTACGCCTTTTTGCAGATAGGGCAAAGCATACACTAGCGTGCTTATTGCATTTAGCGCGCTTGGTATCTCGTTTGTTAAGTCTAGCTCGTCGGCTATGTCGAATGTTAATTGCATTGGGTCTCCTTTGTGGTAAGTTTTTCATCGTTGATTAAATATTTGATGAAATAATATCATCTTTGATTTAATAAGTCAAGTGTTTTTACAATCTTTGATGAAGTATTTTAATAATATTTTACATTTTTGATTAAAAATGATACAATTAGCTAAAATTTAAAAGGGCAAAAATGCTAAAAAGTGATTTTTTAAAGAGGTTGAGCGATTTGGGCTTATCGGTCAATGACTTCGCAAATTTAACAAAACTAAACGCAGGCAGTATTTACAACTGGAATGACGAAAAAAAGCCTATTCCGTCTTGGGTTGAGCCGTTTTTGGTATGCTACGAAAAATCCACACGCTACGAAAAAATCAAAGAATTAACTAAAGACCTTTAGCCTCATCGCTCCTAAACTCCTTTTAAATCCCACCGCTTTAAATCTCTCTGCGATAGCTATCGGTATTTAATTCCCCTAGCTACCTAAATTAAACTTACCTAGCTTTTAGCTACCTACGTTAAACGTACCTAGCTTTTAGCTCTATGAATTAAACTCACCCAGCTTTTAGGGTTTTCCT
Coding sequences within it:
- a CDS encoding helix-turn-helix domain-containing protein, whose translation is MELLTPKQVGQILNLSQSTLTKMRSDKYKDRFNFVLPFVKIGRAVRYEREAVNQAVSELKAVK